The following are from one region of the Lonchura striata isolate bLonStr1 chromosome 26, bLonStr1.mat, whole genome shotgun sequence genome:
- the PPP1R8 gene encoding nuclear inhibitor of protein phosphatase 1 yields the protein MAASAAPAGGGSLFECPSWAGKPPPGLHLDVVKGDKLIEKLIIDEKKYYLFGRNPDLCDFTIDHQSCSRVHAALVYHKHLKRVFLIDLNSTHGTFLGHIRLEAHKPQQIPIDSTVSFGASTRAYTLREKPQTLPSAVKGDEKMGGEDEELKGLLGLPEEETELDNLTEFNTAHNKRISTLTIEEGNLDIQRPKRKRKNSRVTFSDDDEIINPEDVDPSVGRFRNMVQTAVVPVKKKRLENAGSLPTDESASRRMQSFPYSGGLYGGLPPTHNEAGSQSHSVHGTALIGGLPMPYPNLAPDVDLTPVVPSTVNMNPAPNPAVFNPEAVNEPKKKKYAKEAWPGKKPTPSLLI from the exons ATGGCGGcgagcgcggccccggcgggcggcgggTCCCTGTTCGAGTGCCCGAGCTG GGCAGGGAAACCACCACCTGGCTTACATCTGGATGTAGTCAAAGGAGACAAACTCATTGAG AAACTCATCATTGATGAGAAGAAATACTATCTCTTTGGGAGAAACCCTGATCTGTGTGATTTTACCATTGACCACCAGTCTTGCTCTCGGGTCCATGCTGCCTTGGTCTATCACAAACATCTCAAGAGGGTTTTCCTCATAGATCTGAACAGCA CACATGGCACGTTCTTGGGCCACATCCGTTTGGAAGCTCACAAACCCCAGCAGATCCCCATCGACTCCACGGTTTCCTTCGGAGCCTCCACCCGCGCGTACACTCTGCGGGAGAAGCCGCAGACGCTGCCCTCCGCAGTGAAAGGGGACGAGAAGATGGgtggtgaggatgaggagctgaAGGGCTTGCTGGGGCTGCCAGAGGAGGAGACAGAACTGGAT AATCTGACAGAGTTTAATACAGCCCACAACAAAAGGATCTCCACGCTGACCATTGAGGAAGGAAACTTGGACATCCAGAGGCCAAAGCGAAAACGGAAGAACTCCAGAGTGACGTTCAGTGATGACGATGAGATCATCAACCCGG AGGACGTGGACCCGTCTGTGGGGCGGTTCCGGAACATGGTACAGACAGCAGTGGTCCCTGTTAAG aaGAAGCGCCTGGAGAACGCGGGCTCGCTGCCCACGGACGAGTCGGCGTCGCGGCGCATGCAGAGCTTCCCCTACAGCGGAGGATTGTACGGGGGGCTGCCCCCCACCCACAACGAGGCGGGCTCGCAGTCCCACAGCGTCCACGGCACCGCGCTCATCGGGGGGCTGCCCATGCCCTACCCCAACCTCGCCCCCGATGTGGACTTGACTCCAGTTGTGCCCTCCACAGTGAACATGAACCCCGCTCCAAACCCCGCTGTCTTCAACCCTGAAGCTGTGAATGAAcccaagaagaagaaatatGCCAAGGAGGCCTGGCCGGGCAAGAAGCCGACCCCGTCCCTGCTGATCTGA
- the STX12 gene encoding syntaxin-12 isoform X2 has translation MSQLGTKQDSSKLQENLQQLQHSANRLAKETNEYLKELGSLPLPLSASEQRQQRLQKERLMNDFSTALNNFQAVQRRVSEKEKETVARARAGSRISADERFREEQLVSFDSGEDWNQMQSQEEDVAITEQDLELIKERETAIRQLEADILDVNQIFKDLAMMIHDQGDMIDSIEANVESAEVHVERASEQLQRAAYYQKKSRKKICILILGLAVACIIIGLLIWKLN, from the exons ACAACAGCTGCAGCACTCTGCAAACCGCCTTGCCAAAGAGACCAATGAATATCTCAAGGAGTTGGGGTCTCTGCCACTTCCCCTGTCTGCTTCTGAGCAG CGCCAACAGAGGCTTCAGAAAGAACGATTAATGAATGACTTCTCCACAGCCTTAAACAATTTCCAGGCAGTACAGAGGCGAgtgtcagagaaggaaaaagagactGTAGCAAGGGCAAGAGCTGGCTCCCGTATTTCT GCTGATGAGCGGTTCAGAGAAGAACAGCTTGTTTCATTTGATAG tGGTGAAGATTGGAATCAGATGCAGTCTCAGGAAGAAGATGTGGCAATAACTGAACAGGACCTTGAGCTCAttaaagaaagagaaactgCAATCAGGCAATTAGAG GCAGACATTTTGGATGTCAATCAGATATTCAAGGATTTAGCCATGATGATTCATGACCAAGGAGATATGATTG ATAGCATAGAGGCAAATGTGGAAAGTGCAGAAGTCCATGTGGAAAGAGCCAGTGAGCAGTTACAGAGAGCTGCCTATTATCAG AAGAAATCCCGTAAGAAGATCTGTATCCTGATTCTTGGCCTTGCTGTGGCCTGTATAATCATAGGACTCCTTATCTGGAAGTTGAACTGA